The following are encoded in a window of Salinibacter ruber DSM 13855 genomic DNA:
- a CDS encoding vWA domain-containing protein: MRFRYTDWDPVRHGSQQPLFEELLDLFQELLEHTAGDAEEALDWMEQLDDKYGLTEGSDKDLDDFIEELKKRGYLEDGEDGETVEITARTERSLRQSALEEIFNDLKKGGMGGHRTSYTGQGDERLPETKDWQFGDDLSNLDVTGTLSNSFKRSGVGDDWNLAEDDFQVHKTDHHASMATVLMIDLSHSMVLYGEDRITPARRVALALSELIMTQYPKDSLDIVAFGNDAWEVDVEELPYLDVGPYYTNTRAGLRRARDILHRRNNRNKQIFMITDGKPSCHIEDGEMYRNAYGLDRKVVNKVLDEATVCRREDITITTFMIARDPGLRDFVRELTEANQGRAYYSELDDLGSFLFEDYVRNRRKHMG; this comes from the coding sequence ATGCGTTTTCGGTATACCGACTGGGACCCCGTCCGCCACGGCAGTCAGCAGCCGCTCTTTGAGGAGCTCCTCGACCTCTTCCAGGAACTGCTCGAACACACGGCGGGGGACGCGGAGGAGGCCCTCGACTGGATGGAACAGCTCGACGACAAGTACGGCCTGACTGAGGGCTCGGACAAGGACCTCGACGACTTCATCGAGGAGCTAAAGAAGCGCGGCTACCTCGAAGACGGCGAGGACGGCGAGACGGTCGAGATTACGGCCCGCACCGAGCGCTCGCTCCGGCAGTCGGCCCTGGAGGAAATCTTCAACGACCTCAAGAAGGGCGGCATGGGCGGCCACCGCACCTCCTATACCGGACAGGGCGACGAGCGGCTGCCCGAGACAAAGGACTGGCAGTTCGGGGACGACCTGTCGAATCTCGACGTGACCGGCACCCTCTCCAACTCGTTCAAGCGCTCCGGCGTGGGGGACGACTGGAACCTCGCGGAGGACGACTTTCAGGTCCACAAGACGGACCACCACGCCTCCATGGCGACGGTGCTCATGATCGACCTCTCCCACTCGATGGTGCTCTACGGGGAGGATCGAATCACGCCGGCCCGGCGGGTGGCGCTGGCCCTCTCGGAGCTGATCATGACCCAGTACCCGAAGGACTCCCTCGACATCGTGGCCTTCGGCAACGACGCCTGGGAGGTGGACGTGGAGGAGCTGCCGTACCTCGACGTGGGCCCGTATTACACGAACACGCGGGCCGGGCTGCGGCGGGCGCGCGACATTCTGCACCGCCGCAACAACCGCAACAAGCAGATCTTCATGATCACCGACGGCAAGCCCAGCTGCCACATCGAGGACGGGGAGATGTACCGCAACGCCTACGGGCTGGACCGCAAGGTCGTCAACAAGGTGCTCGACGAGGCCACGGTCTGTCGGCGCGAGGACATCACGATCACGACCTTCATGATCGCCCGCGATCCGGGCCTGCGCGACTTCGTCCGCGAGCTGACGGAGGCCAACCAGGGCCGCGCCTACTACTCGGAACTCGACGACCTCGGCTCCTTCCTGTTCGAAGACTACGTCCGAAACCGGCGAAAGCACATGGGTTGA
- a CDS encoding tetratricopeptide repeat protein, whose protein sequence is MPFGSVLPVRMAVAVLAALLLTGADRARGQPHSAPAAAETTAVAQTSSVLTDEFVRTTGTEGLDRLYGMQFEAAKARFEKIDARYPDHPIGPFLQGLNLWWTIMLDLTDTSHDEAFAEQMNTVIDRCDALLAEDPDHFDAALFKAAAHGFLSRLHSNRYHWWKTLRNAQKAISYVQTVEEVAPERGDYVFGSGMYDYYAAILPEEYSLSKALMWMLPDGNKERGLTLLRETATNGHYVQTEAIYFLAKVHYLYEDDFRETRKWTERLRERHPNNPFFHTFEGRVYARWGRWGEARRIFEAVVERAEAGQAGYNTHMEEIAQLYLARDRLYRDAYREALQHLAELEQLTARETIEDTRYRVLGYLYQGMVYDALGRREMAVNRYRTVLNMEDASGAHERAERYLEEAYSG, encoded by the coding sequence ATGCCGTTTGGTAGCGTATTGCCGGTCCGGATGGCCGTCGCCGTGCTCGCGGCCCTGCTCCTAACGGGGGCAGACCGCGCCCGCGGCCAGCCCCATTCGGCCCCGGCGGCCGCCGAGACCACCGCCGTGGCGCAGACCTCCTCCGTGCTCACCGACGAGTTTGTCCGGACGACGGGCACCGAGGGGCTCGATCGGCTCTACGGCATGCAGTTCGAGGCGGCGAAGGCCCGCTTCGAAAAAATCGATGCGCGCTACCCCGATCATCCCATCGGGCCGTTCCTGCAGGGGCTCAACCTGTGGTGGACCATCATGCTCGACCTGACGGACACCTCCCACGACGAGGCGTTCGCCGAACAGATGAACACCGTGATCGACCGGTGCGACGCGCTGCTGGCGGAGGACCCGGACCATTTCGACGCGGCCCTCTTCAAGGCGGCGGCCCACGGCTTTCTGTCCCGTCTCCACTCCAACCGGTATCACTGGTGGAAGACCCTCCGGAACGCCCAGAAGGCCATTAGCTACGTCCAGACGGTCGAGGAGGTGGCGCCGGAGCGGGGCGACTACGTCTTCGGCTCGGGCATGTACGACTACTACGCGGCCATCCTGCCGGAGGAATATTCGCTGTCGAAGGCCCTCATGTGGATGCTGCCCGACGGCAACAAGGAGCGGGGGCTCACGCTGCTTCGCGAGACGGCCACGAATGGGCACTACGTGCAGACGGAGGCGATCTACTTCCTCGCGAAGGTCCACTACCTGTACGAGGATGATTTCCGAGAGACCCGGAAGTGGACCGAGCGGCTCCGCGAGCGGCATCCGAACAACCCCTTCTTCCACACCTTCGAGGGGCGGGTCTACGCCCGGTGGGGACGCTGGGGAGAGGCGCGCCGCATCTTCGAGGCGGTCGTAGAGCGCGCAGAGGCCGGGCAGGCGGGCTACAACACCCACATGGAGGAAATCGCACAGCTGTACCTGGCCCGCGACCGGCTCTACCGGGACGCCTACCGGGAGGCCCTGCAGCACCTGGCGGAGCTGGAGCAACTGACCGCCCGGGAGACCATCGAGGACACGCGCTACCGGGTGCTCGGCTATCTGTACCAGGGCATGGTGTACGACGCCCTCGGCCGCCGCGAGATGGCCGTCAACCGCTACCGGACGGTGCTCAACATGGAAGACGCGTCCGGGGCCCACGAGCGCGCGGAGCGGTACCTCGAGGAGGCCTACTCGGGCTGA
- a CDS encoding D-alanine--D-alanine ligase family protein codes for MSSEPLQVGIVLGGVAPEHEVSVITALQAAAALDRDRYTPVPIYVAKDGTWYTGDALLEVEAYRDLDALREDALPVALAPTPYGHLELLEDRAPGILKRLQRPALRRRIDVMLLGLHGGPGENGGVQGLCETFNVPYTSAGVFGSALGMDKVMSKRVCRQAGIPVVDFVALREGEWAGREAAALDECEATLDYPLVVKPARCGSSIGIAQVNTRAELDAAIEDALRYDDKVVVEKAVEALREINCSVLGDGHEATPSVLEEPVPSDDDAVLTFQDKYMREDGEAAKAEGGTKSAESSPEGMAAQDRIVPANLSDERTETIQDLAVRIFHQFECAGVVRIDFMIDESTGRVYFNEINTIPGSFSFYLWEPSGVSFDALVDRLVTIARRRHRDRNGRVQTYDVNLLAEKNLQGVKADEAP; via the coding sequence GTGTCCTCCGAGCCCCTACAGGTTGGCATCGTCCTCGGCGGGGTGGCCCCCGAGCACGAGGTGTCGGTCATCACGGCGCTGCAGGCCGCCGCGGCGCTCGACCGCGACCGGTACACGCCCGTGCCCATCTACGTCGCGAAGGACGGCACGTGGTACACGGGGGACGCCCTGCTGGAGGTGGAGGCGTACCGCGACCTGGACGCCCTCCGCGAGGACGCGCTGCCCGTGGCCCTCGCGCCGACGCCGTACGGGCACCTCGAGCTGCTCGAAGACCGCGCGCCGGGCATCCTGAAGCGCCTCCAGCGCCCCGCACTGCGGCGCCGGATCGACGTCATGCTGCTGGGATTGCACGGCGGCCCCGGCGAGAACGGGGGCGTGCAGGGCCTCTGCGAGACGTTCAACGTGCCCTACACCAGCGCCGGCGTGTTCGGCTCCGCCCTCGGCATGGACAAGGTCATGTCGAAGCGGGTGTGCCGGCAGGCCGGGATTCCCGTGGTCGACTTCGTGGCCCTCCGCGAGGGGGAATGGGCCGGCCGGGAGGCGGCGGCCCTGGACGAGTGCGAGGCCACCCTCGACTACCCGCTCGTCGTGAAGCCGGCCCGCTGCGGGTCGTCCATCGGCATCGCGCAGGTGAACACCCGGGCGGAACTCGACGCGGCCATCGAGGACGCGCTTCGGTACGACGACAAGGTGGTCGTGGAGAAGGCGGTGGAGGCGCTGCGCGAGATCAACTGCTCGGTGCTGGGCGACGGCCACGAGGCCACGCCCAGCGTGCTGGAGGAGCCGGTGCCGTCGGACGACGACGCGGTGCTCACCTTTCAGGACAAGTACATGCGGGAGGACGGAGAGGCGGCGAAGGCGGAGGGCGGCACCAAAAGTGCCGAGTCGAGCCCGGAAGGCATGGCCGCCCAGGACCGCATCGTGCCGGCGAACCTCTCCGACGAGCGCACCGAAACGATTCAGGACCTGGCCGTCCGCATCTTCCACCAGTTCGAGTGCGCCGGGGTCGTCCGCATCGACTTCATGATCGACGAGTCGACCGGGCGGGTCTATTTCAACGAAATAAACACCATCCCGGGCTCGTTCTCGTTCTACCTGTGGGAGCCGTCCGGCGTGTCGTTCGACGCGCTGGTGGACCGGCTGGTGACCATCGCCCGCCGCCGCCACCGCGACCGGAACGGACGGGTCCAGACCTACGACGTGAACCTGCTCGCCGAGAAGAACCTGCAGGGCGTCAAGGCGGACGAGGCGCCCTAG
- a CDS encoding dihydroorotase, producing the protein MTPHLLLRGGTLLRPEPKTTQDADLLIRDGTIATIGTDLDVGDDVPAYDASGLFISPGWMDMHVHLREPGYEHKETVATGSRAALAGGFTDVACMPNTDPPLHTRDVVEFVRERAEDTPVGVHPIACVSKERAGDEIAEMADLEAGGAVAFSDDGAPVPTAGLMRRALEYSSMLDRPIINHMEEETLNPSGQMHEGEVSARLGLDGIPAASEDVMIARDIELAARTGGALHVAHISTARGVELVRRAKAHGVPVTAEVCTHHLTLTDAAVEASQFDTNTKMHPPLRSPADVAALKEGLADGTIDAICTDHAPHASYEKQVEFAHAPFGILGLETAWGLIGRELIEPGVLSVEEAVRTLTVAPRRILHLDEPGLTEGTPARLTVFDASTEWTFTKDDIRSKSENTPFTDAEMVGRPRAVYSDGQFVECGAA; encoded by the coding sequence ATGACGCCTCATCTGCTCCTCCGCGGCGGCACGCTGCTCCGGCCCGAGCCGAAAACGACCCAGGACGCCGACCTGCTCATCCGGGACGGCACGATTGCCACGATCGGAACCGACCTGGACGTGGGGGACGACGTGCCGGCGTACGACGCGTCGGGCCTGTTCATCTCGCCGGGGTGGATGGACATGCACGTCCACCTGCGGGAGCCCGGCTACGAGCACAAAGAAACCGTCGCGACCGGCAGCCGCGCGGCCCTCGCGGGCGGGTTCACGGACGTGGCCTGCATGCCCAATACCGATCCGCCCCTCCACACGCGCGACGTGGTCGAGTTTGTGCGGGAGCGGGCCGAGGACACGCCGGTGGGCGTCCACCCCATCGCGTGCGTCTCCAAAGAGCGGGCCGGTGACGAGATTGCCGAGATGGCCGACCTGGAGGCCGGCGGGGCCGTCGCCTTCAGCGACGACGGGGCGCCGGTGCCGACGGCAGGGCTGATGCGGCGGGCCCTGGAGTACAGCAGCATGCTCGACCGCCCCATCATCAACCACATGGAGGAGGAGACGCTCAATCCGAGCGGACAGATGCACGAGGGCGAGGTGTCGGCGCGGCTCGGGCTCGACGGCATTCCGGCGGCGTCCGAGGACGTGATGATTGCCCGCGACATTGAACTGGCGGCCCGCACCGGGGGCGCCCTCCACGTGGCGCACATCTCCACCGCCCGGGGCGTGGAGCTCGTGCGGCGGGCCAAGGCCCACGGCGTGCCCGTCACGGCGGAGGTGTGCACCCACCACCTGACGCTCACGGACGCGGCGGTGGAGGCGTCCCAGTTCGACACGAATACAAAAATGCACCCGCCCCTCCGCTCGCCGGCCGACGTGGCGGCCCTGAAGGAGGGCCTGGCCGACGGCACCATCGACGCGATCTGTACCGACCACGCCCCCCACGCGTCCTACGAAAAGCAGGTCGAGTTCGCCCATGCCCCCTTCGGCATCCTCGGCCTCGAAACCGCCTGGGGGCTCATCGGGCGCGAGCTGATCGAGCCGGGCGTGCTCTCTGTGGAAGAGGCGGTGCGGACGCTGACCGTCGCCCCGCGCCGCATCCTGCACCTCGACGAACCGGGTCTCACAGAGGGCACGCCGGCGCGGCTGACGGTCTTCGACGCGTCGACCGAGTGGACCTTCACAAAAGACGACATCCGGTCGAAGAGCGAAAACACCCCGTTCACGGACGCCGAGATGGTGGGGCGGCCCCGGGCGGTCTACAGCGACGGGCAGTTCGTGGAGTGCGGGGCGGCGTAG